A single Endozoicomonas sp. NE40 DNA region contains:
- the amrA gene encoding AmmeMemoRadiSam system protein A has translation MELSLPQQKELLRLARKTIADSCRQGLPPETPEGNFPPVFYEHRATFVTLQKQGDLRGCIGSLEVRRPLIEDIIYNAFAAAFRDTRFQPVSQAELTEIDVEISILSPLSEMSVSSEDDLLQQLIPGQDGLVIENAIYRATFLPQVWEQLPAAKQFLQHLKQKAGIPLDIWPDDMKCSRYSCLKFKEK, from the coding sequence ATGGAACTGAGCTTACCTCAACAAAAAGAACTGCTCCGCCTTGCCAGAAAAACCATAGCCGACAGCTGTCGACAAGGGTTGCCTCCGGAAACACCGGAAGGTAATTTTCCTCCAGTTTTTTATGAGCACCGGGCAACCTTTGTAACACTGCAGAAACAGGGCGACCTGCGAGGTTGTATTGGGTCATTGGAGGTCAGACGCCCGCTAATAGAAGATATTATCTATAACGCTTTTGCAGCCGCATTTAGGGATACACGTTTTCAGCCGGTATCCCAGGCGGAACTTACCGAGATAGACGTTGAAATCTCAATTCTTAGCCCTTTGTCAGAAATGAGCGTCAGTTCTGAGGACGATCTGCTGCAACAGCTTATTCCCGGTCAGGATGGACTGGTGATAGAAAATGCGATCTACCGGGCTACCTTTTTACCGCAGGTCTGGGAACAGCTTCCTGCTGCGAAACAGTTTTTACAGCACCTAAAACAGAAAGCAGGCATACCGCTGGATATCTGGCCGGATGATATGAAGTGTTCCCGTTACTCGTGCCTTAAATTTAAAGAGAAGTAG
- the amrB gene encoding AmmeMemoRadiSam system protein B, whose amino-acid sequence MTARQPAVAGTFYPDDPAILQKVVSNMLHEAEQRDLSPKALIVPHAGYIYSGPVAASAYQLLEPFRNNIRRVVLLGPSHQVAFEGLALPDADHFITPLGSIHLDGPAMAALSRFSQVQTLPLAHAREHSLEVQLPFLQSCLEDFSLVPLVVGQASALVVAEVIDFLWGKEDTLIVISSDLSHYHAYEEAQRRDDLTVKAIEQLTTDLTGGQACGCCPINGMLKVAQRRGMEVQTLDVRNSGDTAGDKKRVVGYGAFAIQ is encoded by the coding sequence ATGACTGCTCGCCAACCTGCCGTGGCCGGAACCTTCTACCCTGATGACCCTGCCATACTTCAGAAGGTCGTTTCGAATATGCTTCATGAAGCTGAACAGCGAGACCTTTCTCCCAAGGCATTGATTGTTCCCCATGCAGGTTATATCTATTCCGGGCCGGTGGCAGCCAGTGCTTACCAGTTGCTGGAACCCTTCCGTAATAACATTCGCCGGGTGGTACTGCTGGGGCCTTCCCATCAGGTAGCCTTCGAAGGTCTGGCACTGCCGGATGCCGATCATTTCATAACACCGCTGGGCAGCATTCATCTGGACGGCCCTGCCATGGCAGCACTCAGCCGGTTCAGTCAGGTGCAGACGCTTCCCCTGGCCCACGCCAGAGAACACAGCCTTGAAGTACAGCTCCCGTTTTTACAATCCTGTCTTGAGGATTTCAGTCTGGTTCCTCTCGTCGTTGGTCAGGCTTCAGCCCTGGTGGTGGCAGAAGTCATTGATTTTCTGTGGGGTAAGGAAGACACCCTGATCGTCATCAGTTCTGACCTTAGTCATTATCATGCCTACGAAGAAGCCCAGCGGCGGGATGATCTCACAGTAAAAGCCATAGAACAGTTAACCACTGATCTGACAGGAGGGCAGGCTTGCGGCTGCTGCCCCATCAATGGCATGCTGAAAGTAGCCCAGAGGCGGGGGATGGAAGTACAGACTCTGGATGTTCGCAATTCCGGTGACACCGCCGGTGATAAAAAACGGGTTGTGGGTTATGGCGCCTTTGCCATTCAGTGA
- the amrS gene encoding AmmeMemoRadiSam system radical SAM enzyme — protein sequence MSQNTVRHPPEYWPTQWWHLLDDSRIQCDVCPRACKLREGQQGLCFVRARHNDQIVLTSYGRSSGFCIDPIEKKPLNHFLPGTPVLSFGTAGCNLACKFCQNWDMSKSREMDTLADQAMPESLAQAALQSGCRSMAFTYNDPVIFMEYAIDVAQAGHELDIKSVAVSAGYICEKPREQFYRYIDAANIDLKAFTESFYKKICGGSLQPVLETLVYLKQETSVWFEITTLLIPGENDSDDELHTMSSWIVDNLGTDIPLHFTAFHPDWKMMDHAHTPGSTLSRARDIALSYGLKYVYTGNVHDREGGSTWCHQCGTLLIERDWYQLGAWNIHQGACQQCGTPVAGVFEQAPGNWGRKRIPVKMMN from the coding sequence ATGAGTCAGAATACTGTCCGGCATCCTCCTGAGTACTGGCCAACTCAGTGGTGGCACTTACTTGACGATAGTCGTATTCAATGTGATGTTTGCCCCCGGGCCTGTAAATTGAGAGAAGGGCAGCAGGGGCTTTGTTTTGTCAGAGCCCGTCATAATGATCAGATTGTACTGACCAGCTATGGCCGCTCCAGCGGCTTCTGTATCGACCCTATTGAAAAAAAACCGTTAAATCATTTCCTGCCGGGAACGCCTGTACTCTCTTTTGGAACCGCCGGCTGCAATCTTGCCTGCAAGTTCTGCCAGAACTGGGATATGAGCAAATCAAGAGAGATGGATACACTTGCTGATCAGGCTATGCCTGAGTCTCTTGCCCAGGCTGCATTGCAGTCCGGGTGTCGCAGCATGGCATTTACCTATAACGATCCGGTCATTTTTATGGAGTATGCAATAGACGTTGCCCAGGCCGGGCATGAACTGGACATTAAATCGGTGGCGGTCAGTGCCGGGTATATCTGTGAAAAGCCCCGCGAGCAGTTTTACCGATATATTGATGCGGCGAATATTGACCTGAAAGCTTTCACTGAATCGTTTTATAAAAAAATCTGTGGTGGATCACTACAGCCGGTTCTGGAAACTCTGGTCTATTTGAAGCAGGAGACCAGTGTCTGGTTTGAGATTACAACGTTGCTGATTCCCGGAGAAAATGATTCGGACGACGAGTTGCATACCATGTCTTCCTGGATTGTGGATAACCTGGGAACAGATATTCCGCTTCATTTCACCGCTTTTCACCCTGACTGGAAAATGATGGATCATGCTCATACGCCGGGCAGCACACTCTCCCGAGCCAGAGATATCGCCCTGTCCTATGGGTTGAAATACGTTTATACCGGTAATGTCCATGACCGTGAGGGCGGTAGCACCTGGTGCCATCAGTGTGGAACCCTGCTGATTGAGCGTGACTGGTATCAGCTGGGAGCCTGGAATATTCACCAGGGGGCCTGCCAGCAGTGCGGGACACCTGTTGCCGGTGTGTTTGAACAGGCTCCCGGAAACTGGGGGCGAAAACGCATTCCCGTGAAGATGATGAACTGA
- a CDS encoding acetate uptake transporter produces the protein MQASCAMILAMELVYGGFAQIIAGMMEFRKGNTFGVAAFTSYGLFWVSFVLLLLLPEFGIATETPDVYMGWYLLSWGLLTLFMFFATPKVNKSLQFVFASLALLFILLAARDFTGSEQIGTLAGKA, from the coding sequence ATGCAGGCTTCTTGTGCCATGATCCTTGCCATGGAGCTGGTGTATGGCGGCTTTGCCCAGATTATTGCGGGAATGATGGAGTTCAGAAAAGGCAACACGTTTGGTGTCGCTGCATTCACCTCTTATGGCCTGTTCTGGGTCAGCTTTGTGTTATTACTGCTGTTGCCTGAATTCGGTATTGCGACTGAAACACCTGACGTCTATATGGGCTGGTATCTGCTCTCATGGGGGCTGCTCACCCTGTTTATGTTTTTCGCCACGCCAAAAGTGAACAAATCCTTACAATTTGTTTTTGCCTCCCTGGCATTACTGTTTATTCTTCTTGCTGCCAGAGACTTCACTGGCTCAGAACAAATTGGAACACTGGCTGGGAAGGCATAA
- a CDS encoding autotransporter outer membrane beta-barrel domain-containing protein: MLAAEPEVNFDQQNKTARFKYTETHTDVLDLKVDTSKVWKAPEQDVYYFKAIDVNGDLASGRFLPIEKIPPSQLVSARKVSAVLSQPAIADRMMHEASLHAYDSFTRLTSSILGGRIPAAALSGNRNVGLYDQPSSHWLAQQEPDPDDAVDYLGQEELGQEELGQGDVAADHDTFYSYSQTVTEGAKAFIYGEWFGLMQVYGHFLDQKKVKDMAGFKSNGYGVQMSLLRPVGNEWLIGVYGAWQKLTADLKDFNGEVESGTWRLGPAIAWRHGFLHAEGLVTYNWNTIDSKAHSYKADYKSKQWDVYARGGYDFDLNYMSTGLTLTPEVQLMYVNQQRDDFNWFTQMVKKGKSSGWVSRLGAVLTYERVQFSQPFELKLSLGWQHSDLKTDDLEVEGKKKKYDYYDQNGAYYSVGLDTFLNERLNMSLGYGGVWMKESLSHHILAGLEFRF, from the coding sequence ATGCTTGCTGCTGAACCTGAAGTCAACTTTGATCAGCAGAATAAAACGGCCCGCTTTAAATACACGGAAACCCACACCGATGTTTTAGATTTAAAAGTAGATACCTCAAAAGTCTGGAAAGCGCCAGAGCAGGATGTGTATTACTTTAAGGCTATCGATGTTAATGGTGATTTAGCGAGTGGGCGTTTTCTTCCTATTGAAAAAATTCCTCCATCTCAACTGGTCAGTGCCAGAAAGGTCAGTGCTGTTTTATCGCAACCGGCCATCGCTGACCGGATGATGCACGAAGCTTCACTGCATGCTTATGACAGCTTTACCCGCCTGACAAGCAGCATTTTGGGAGGCAGGATTCCCGCAGCAGCCCTGTCCGGAAACCGTAACGTCGGGCTTTATGATCAGCCTTCCTCCCACTGGCTGGCGCAGCAGGAGCCCGATCCTGATGATGCTGTGGACTATCTTGGACAGGAAGAGCTTGGACAGGAAGAGCTGGGGCAGGGAGACGTCGCTGCTGATCACGATACGTTTTACAGCTATTCCCAGACGGTTACGGAGGGGGCAAAGGCTTTTATTTACGGGGAATGGTTCGGGCTGATGCAGGTCTATGGCCATTTTCTGGATCAGAAGAAAGTTAAAGATATGGCCGGGTTTAAATCAAACGGCTATGGGGTGCAGATGTCCCTGCTCCGCCCGGTTGGCAACGAATGGCTGATAGGTGTTTATGGTGCCTGGCAAAAGCTCACGGCTGACCTGAAAGATTTTAATGGTGAGGTTGAATCGGGAACCTGGCGTCTTGGCCCCGCCATCGCCTGGCGGCATGGTTTCCTGCATGCTGAAGGACTGGTGACGTATAACTGGAATACGATTGACAGTAAAGCTCACAGCTACAAGGCGGACTATAAAAGCAAACAATGGGATGTTTATGCCCGTGGTGGTTATGACTTTGATTTAAATTACATGTCTACAGGACTAACACTCACACCTGAAGTACAGCTGATGTATGTCAATCAGCAACGTGACGACTTCAACTGGTTTACCCAGATGGTGAAAAAAGGCAAGAGCAGTGGCTGGGTGTCACGGCTGGGGGCGGTGCTTACTTATGAACGGGTGCAATTCAGTCAGCCGTTTGAGCTTAAACTCTCTCTGGGCTGGCAGCATTCCGATTTGAAAACCGATGACCTGGAAGTAGAGGGAAAGAAGAAAAAATACGATTATTATGACCAGAACGGTGCTTACTACTCTGTCGGGCTCGATACTTTTCTTAATGAACGGTTAAACATGAGCCTGGGCTATGGCGGCGTCTGGATGAAAGAATCGTTGTCCCATCATATTCTTGCCGGGCTGGAATTTCGTTTTTGA
- a CDS encoding bifunctional metallophosphatase/5'-nucleotidase gives MKPFKIAALSAAVMMSLTGCSYENKPADTPEQPPLAECKTLYNTPEVVVKGNNHELTAQTITIGATGDMHGRIWAYDYALDREDSSAGFSKIATLLKKERINNPDMIMIDLGDTVQGNSAELFNNMPIHPVVETMNIMEYDLWVPGNHEFDFERSFLDRNLVGFNGSVVSSNIIWDKNSDTCSANSENVPFLPGFQIFDVNGAKVAVVGVTPSLVPNWQASNPDNFRNLDFTNEVEAISASVQQAIQKYSPDVVIGALHLGRWEAGTGVYEVASKMADKFDVIFMGHEHAQFIEQMYHNDPVEGGMKDITVDGNAQEEDKDLAGIYNELNRHTKVKVIEPGKWGWALAKAEIELKKDTDGNWNIVDTTLSNQVVTDIEESVEIQDKFRDTHKTSVDDANQVIGRVEGYFTNSPTGYVDEATNENYEFVEGFGPRLYTTIHHAKVADMPLVDLINQLQVSRVEEVFAKDSSISHTTVDVSAAALFADTSNLVDGQEYRKKDSSNLYMYDNMLVAVEISGANLKDYMEWSYTYLKGYQEGDLTVSFNTDIPSFNYDLFDGEGFRYEVDLSKAPRVNGHDGKRIIIHEIAGAAFDENATYVLAINDYRYGSTLLPMGWITEDDKLWDSSNETVYAIRDMLTEKVAKQGGLKREDYVNQNWFITQYGQADDNGKVTDKGAILALREDGGAGQELWERLVNKEICVVLEGDRTRAIGVSVNINDESSWYENPEFSKDASQEDLYRGCSS, from the coding sequence GTGAAACCGTTTAAGATCGCCGCATTATCCGCTGCCGTGATGATGTCACTGACTGGCTGTAGTTATGAAAATAAGCCAGCTGATACCCCGGAGCAGCCACCTTTAGCCGAGTGTAAAACCCTTTACAATACGCCTGAAGTCGTTGTTAAAGGTAATAATCACGAACTGACGGCTCAAACTATTACCATTGGTGCCACGGGCGATATGCACGGCCGTATCTGGGCTTATGATTATGCTCTGGATCGTGAAGACAGCAGTGCTGGTTTCTCCAAAATCGCTACCCTGCTGAAAAAAGAGCGGATCAACAACCCTGACATGATCATGATCGATCTGGGTGATACGGTTCAGGGTAACTCTGCCGAGTTGTTTAACAACATGCCAATTCACCCAGTGGTCGAAACCATGAACATCATGGAGTATGATCTGTGGGTACCGGGTAACCACGAATTTGATTTTGAGCGCAGCTTCCTCGACCGCAACCTGGTTGGTTTTAATGGGTCTGTGGTCTCCTCCAACATTATCTGGGACAAGAACTCTGACACTTGTTCAGCCAACTCCGAAAACGTCCCTTTCCTGCCTGGCTTTCAGATTTTTGATGTTAATGGTGCCAAAGTCGCTGTTGTCGGTGTAACCCCGTCGCTGGTGCCAAACTGGCAGGCGTCAAACCCTGATAACTTCCGCAACCTGGATTTTACCAATGAAGTAGAAGCGATTAGCGCATCTGTTCAGCAGGCTATTCAGAAGTACTCTCCTGATGTTGTGATTGGTGCTCTCCATCTGGGTCGCTGGGAAGCTGGTACAGGTGTCTACGAAGTAGCTTCCAAAATGGCGGACAAGTTCGATGTGATCTTTATGGGTCACGAACATGCCCAGTTTATTGAGCAGATGTATCATAATGACCCGGTTGAAGGCGGTATGAAAGACATTACCGTTGATGGTAATGCTCAAGAGGAAGATAAAGATCTGGCAGGTATTTACAACGAGCTGAACCGTCACACCAAGGTTAAGGTTATTGAACCTGGCAAATGGGGCTGGGCGCTGGCCAAGGCTGAGATTGAGCTGAAAAAAGACACGGACGGCAACTGGAATATCGTTGATACGACACTGTCTAACCAGGTTGTGACGGACATTGAAGAAAGTGTTGAGATTCAGGATAAGTTCCGTGATACCCACAAAACATCTGTTGATGATGCCAATCAGGTGATTGGTAGAGTTGAGGGTTACTTTACCAACTCTCCAACAGGTTATGTGGATGAAGCGACTAACGAAAACTATGAGTTTGTAGAAGGTTTTGGTCCGCGTCTGTACACGACAATCCATCACGCTAAAGTGGCTGATATGCCTTTGGTTGATTTAATTAACCAGCTGCAGGTCAGCAGGGTAGAAGAAGTATTTGCTAAAGATAGCAGCATCAGCCACACGACCGTAGACGTGTCTGCAGCGGCACTGTTTGCAGACACTTCGAATCTGGTAGACGGTCAGGAATATCGTAAAAAAGACAGTTCTAACCTGTATATGTACGACAATATGCTAGTTGCTGTGGAAATCAGTGGCGCAAACCTGAAAGACTATATGGAGTGGTCTTACACTTATCTGAAGGGGTATCAGGAGGGAGATTTAACCGTTTCTTTCAATACCGATATTCCATCGTTCAATTACGATCTGTTTGATGGTGAGGGCTTTCGGTATGAAGTGGACCTGTCAAAGGCTCCTCGTGTGAATGGTCATGACGGAAAGCGAATCATCATCCATGAAATTGCAGGTGCGGCGTTTGATGAAAACGCTACTTATGTTCTGGCCATTAACGACTATCGCTATGGCTCCACCTTGTTGCCAATGGGCTGGATCACCGAAGATGACAAACTCTGGGACTCTTCTAATGAGACTGTTTACGCTATTCGTGACATGCTGACTGAAAAGGTTGCAAAGCAGGGTGGCCTCAAGCGTGAAGACTATGTTAACCAGAACTGGTTTATTACCCAGTATGGTCAAGCAGACGACAATGGGAAGGTGACTGATAAAGGCGCGATTCTGGCTCTGCGCGAAGATGGTGGTGCTGGTCAGGAATTGTGGGAACGTCTGGTCAACAAAGAGATCTGTGTTGTACTCGAAGGTGACCGGACCCGGGCTATTGGTGTATCAGTGAACATCAACGATGAAAGCTCCTGGTATGAAAACCCTGAATTCAGTAAAGACGCTAGCCAGGAAGACCTATACAGAGGTTGCTCCAGCTAA
- a CDS encoding YibE/F family protein gives MLLEEVRPDNAVPSIVTGRQQLLVKILEGDQTGEEHKVMNNISRLHNVYVQPGDEFILLIRQRGDSEIYWPFNHDRAGAVYWMLGLMVALILIMGKMQGLNSIVSLYFTGSLLIGVLIPGLFAGLNPVLLTIGLMAVKIVVNFLLVAGYNRKSLVAMLGTLGGVIVAGVIAQFFGEMAQLNGLYLDKGEDLIYLGSNNQLQVRWLLFVAIMISALGAVMDVAISMVSSYHELREVSPEQPESERLLATINIGRDIMGTMTNTLILAFVGSSLTTIMMVWGFQMPVIQFMNIPAISLAMIHGLAGSIGLIMTIPITVLFASLVYNRKGS, from the coding sequence GTGCTGCTTGAAGAAGTCAGGCCGGATAATGCTGTTCCAAGCATTGTCACTGGTCGTCAGCAGCTTCTGGTAAAAATTCTTGAAGGCGATCAGACGGGTGAAGAACATAAGGTGATGAACAACATTAGTCGCCTGCACAATGTCTACGTCCAGCCGGGAGATGAGTTTATATTACTGATTCGCCAGCGCGGTGATTCCGAAATCTACTGGCCGTTCAACCACGACCGGGCGGGGGCGGTGTACTGGATGCTGGGCCTGATGGTGGCACTAATCCTGATCATGGGAAAAATGCAGGGGCTGAACTCCATTGTTTCCCTGTACTTTACCGGTTCTCTACTGATCGGTGTTTTAATTCCCGGGTTGTTTGCCGGGTTGAACCCTGTATTGCTGACCATTGGGCTGATGGCTGTAAAAATAGTGGTCAATTTCCTGCTCGTGGCAGGCTATAACCGAAAATCCCTGGTGGCCATGCTGGGAACCCTGGGAGGGGTGATTGTTGCCGGTGTTATTGCACAGTTTTTTGGTGAAATGGCTCAACTGAATGGTCTGTATCTGGATAAAGGCGAAGACCTGATCTATCTGGGGAGTAATAACCAGCTTCAGGTGCGCTGGCTGTTGTTTGTAGCCATTATGATTTCTGCCCTGGGTGCCGTCATGGATGTCGCAATTTCCATGGTGTCTTCTTACCATGAATTGCGGGAGGTCAGCCCGGAGCAGCCGGAAAGTGAACGACTGCTTGCAACTATTAATATTGGTCGTGACATTATGGGGACAATGACCAATACACTGATTCTCGCGTTTGTCGGAAGCTCCCTGACCACCATCATGATGGTTTGGGGATTCCAGATGCCCGTGATTCAGTTTATGAATATTCCGGCCATTTCTCTTGCCATGATTCATGGTCTGGCAGGAAGTATCGGATTGATTATGACGATTCCAATCACCGTACTGTTTGCCAGTCTGGTTTATAACCGGAAAGGCAGCTAA
- a CDS encoding Lon protease family protein — MKKLKLSTNQLIAKQPVKELGFKSTDELENYVGILGQERATSAIQFGVAMHRTGYNIYVMGESGTGRMSYLRKYLETEAKRQSPPDDWAYINNFDNTREPKVLQLPAGHGNKLQKHFDEFVDSLLLTFPAAFENPTYQQRKSLIEREFNKRYDQTIDEIEQEALKRDIALYREQGSLSFTPMQKGKAMDETEFAQLPDEKRTKFNNDIGELETMLNESLVELPQWKRESNEKLQKLNQNTIDQALEPLLKPLRKEYSNQKNVLKYLEAVKQHLHRSVIDLLADDRAMESKEDSSKRAALIELYAPNLVVAMEDNGVAPVIYESHPSYKNLFGRIEYASEMGALVTNYRQICPGSLHQANGGYLLLDANKLLEEPFVWEALKRALKEKQLKIESPYAELGMLNTITLNPEVIPLNVKIILVGSRDIYYVLQQLDPDFHEMFRVLVDFDDRIVRDPDSVQAFSQLLKNRADDEGYPPLTASAVSRMVEQSSRMAEHQREMSAKIGDLFDLLAEADFIRRMGRGRKINHEHVDRAIAAKAERTGRVSKQILDEMLEGSILIDSEGEKVGKINGLTVLSIGDTSFGSPARITAAVYPGSQGVVDIEREVQLGQAIHSKGVMIISGYLGNKYAQKFPLAISASLAMEQSYGYIDGDSASLAELCCLISALTDTPIKQSFAVTGSMNQYGEVQAIGGVNEKIEGFFDLCAARGLTGDQGVIIPAANVRNLMLHQKVVDAVRAKQFSVYAVNHAEEALELLTGCKPGSLNSKGEYTKGSLNFKVVNRLKEISELSKEGS, encoded by the coding sequence GTGAAAAAACTCAAATTATCAACCAATCAACTTATTGCAAAACAGCCAGTCAAGGAGCTCGGCTTTAAATCAACCGACGAGTTAGAGAACTATGTTGGCATCCTGGGGCAGGAGCGTGCCACCAGCGCTATCCAGTTCGGAGTGGCCATGCACCGGACCGGCTATAACATTTATGTTATGGGCGAATCTGGTACTGGACGAATGTCCTATTTGCGGAAATACCTGGAAACCGAAGCCAAACGTCAGAGTCCACCCGACGACTGGGCATACATTAATAATTTTGATAACACCCGCGAACCCAAAGTCTTGCAACTACCGGCAGGTCATGGCAACAAATTACAAAAACATTTTGACGAGTTCGTCGACAGCCTTCTGCTGACATTCCCGGCAGCCTTTGAGAACCCCACCTATCAGCAGCGGAAAAGTCTGATTGAAAGAGAGTTTAACAAACGCTACGACCAGACTATTGATGAAATTGAGCAGGAAGCACTGAAACGTGATATTGCCCTCTACAGAGAACAGGGCTCGCTCAGTTTTACCCCGATGCAGAAAGGCAAAGCCATGGACGAAACGGAATTCGCCCAGCTACCGGATGAAAAACGCACCAAATTTAATAACGACATCGGTGAGCTGGAAACCATGCTCAATGAGTCACTGGTCGAGTTACCACAGTGGAAGCGGGAGTCGAACGAAAAGCTGCAGAAGCTGAACCAGAACACCATTGACCAAGCGCTGGAACCGCTGCTGAAACCACTGCGAAAGGAATACAGCAACCAGAAAAACGTTCTGAAATACCTGGAGGCCGTGAAACAGCACCTGCATCGTTCCGTTATTGACCTGCTGGCAGACGACAGGGCAATGGAATCCAAAGAAGATTCCAGCAAACGGGCAGCACTGATCGAGCTGTACGCTCCGAATCTGGTGGTGGCGATGGAAGACAACGGGGTAGCCCCGGTTATTTACGAATCACACCCGAGCTACAAAAACCTGTTTGGTCGCATCGAATACGCCAGTGAAATGGGAGCGCTGGTCACCAACTACCGCCAGATCTGCCCTGGCTCACTGCATCAGGCCAATGGCGGCTATCTGTTGCTCGATGCTAATAAACTGCTGGAAGAACCTTTTGTCTGGGAAGCTCTGAAACGTGCGCTTAAAGAGAAACAGCTGAAAATTGAGTCACCCTATGCGGAACTGGGAATGCTTAATACCATTACCCTGAATCCGGAAGTAATACCCCTGAATGTCAAAATTATTCTGGTAGGCTCAAGGGACATTTATTATGTCCTGCAACAACTCGACCCGGATTTCCATGAAATGTTTAGGGTTCTGGTCGACTTCGACGACCGTATTGTCCGTGATCCGGACTCGGTTCAGGCATTCTCCCAGCTTTTAAAAAACCGGGCAGACGATGAAGGCTATCCACCCCTGACCGCTTCTGCAGTGTCTCGTATGGTTGAGCAGAGTTCCCGTATGGCTGAGCATCAGCGCGAAATGTCAGCCAAAATCGGCGATCTGTTTGACCTGTTGGCAGAAGCCGATTTTATTCGTCGCATGGGTCGGGGTCGCAAAATCAATCACGAACACGTTGATCGCGCTATTGCTGCCAAGGCTGAACGTACCGGCAGGGTCAGCAAGCAGATTCTGGACGAAATGCTGGAAGGCAGCATTCTGATCGATTCAGAAGGGGAGAAAGTCGGCAAGATCAACGGTCTTACCGTACTCTCCATTGGCGACACCAGTTTTGGCTCACCGGCCCGAATTACTGCAGCCGTTTACCCGGGCTCTCAGGGTGTCGTGGATATTGAACGGGAAGTTCAGCTGGGTCAGGCCATTCACTCCAAGGGGGTTATGATTATCTCTGGCTACCTGGGTAACAAGTATGCTCAGAAATTCCCTCTGGCCATTTCTGCCAGTCTGGCGATGGAGCAATCTTATGGTTATATCGATGGCGACAGCGCCTCACTGGCAGAGTTGTGCTGTCTGATTTCTGCCCTGACCGACACCCCTATTAAACAAAGCTTTGCCGTGACTGGCTCCATGAACCAATACGGCGAGGTGCAGGCTATTGGCGGCGTGAACGAGAAGATTGAAGGTTTCTTTGATCTCTGTGCTGCCCGCGGACTGACAGGCGACCAGGGGGTTATTATTCCCGCAGCCAACGTCCGCAACCTGATGCTGCATCAAAAAGTGGTCGATGCTGTTCGGGCAAAACAGTTCAGTGTTTATGCCGTTAATCATGCGGAAGAAGCACTGGAGCTGCTGACCGGCTGCAAGCCGGGAAGTCTGAATAGCAAAGGGGAATACACCAAAGGTTCTTTGAACTTCAAAGTGGTCAACCGTCTGAAAGAAATTTCAGAGTTGTCTAAAGAGGGCAGCTGA